One genomic segment of Cellulophaga sp. HaHaR_3_176 includes these proteins:
- a CDS encoding pyridoxine 5'-phosphate synthase → MTKLSVNINKIATLRNARGGNMPNLLNVSKDIEDFGAQGITIHPRPDERHIKYNDARALKSIVTTEYNIEGNPNPKFIDLVLEVKPTQVTLVPDAVDAITSNAGWDTEKHFDFLKEVIDTFKKNGIRTSIFVDPNPLIIEKAAEIGTDRIELYTESFAKDYAIAKTEEEKQNAVRLFNIAAKKATEVNLGINAGHDLSLDNIQFFKENTPNLLEVSIGHALICESLYFGLENVINMYLNKLK, encoded by the coding sequence ATGACAAAATTAAGTGTTAATATAAATAAGATTGCCACTCTTAGAAATGCTAGAGGCGGAAACATGCCTAATTTATTAAATGTATCTAAAGACATCGAAGATTTTGGAGCACAAGGTATTACCATACACCCCAGGCCCGACGAAAGACATATTAAATATAACGATGCTAGAGCACTAAAAAGTATTGTAACTACAGAATACAATATAGAAGGAAACCCAAATCCGAAATTTATTGATTTAGTCTTAGAGGTAAAACCAACTCAAGTGACACTTGTGCCTGATGCTGTAGACGCAATTACATCTAACGCAGGATGGGACACTGAGAAACATTTTGATTTTTTAAAAGAAGTTATTGATACTTTTAAAAAAAACGGAATTAGAACTTCAATTTTTGTGGATCCAAATCCGCTTATAATTGAAAAAGCTGCAGAAATAGGAACCGACAGAATTGAACTTTACACTGAAAGTTTTGCTAAGGATTATGCTATTGCTAAAACCGAAGAAGAAAAACAAAATGCCGTACGCCTATTTAATATTGCTGCAAAAAAAGCCACTGAAGTTAACTTAGGCATTAATGCTGGGCACGACTTAAGTTTGGATAATATTCAATTTTTTAAAGAAAACACACCTAACTTACTAGAAGTTTCTATAGGTCACGCACTTATTTGCGAATCGTTATACTTTGGTCTAGAAAACGTAATTAACATGTACTTGAATAAATTAAAATAA
- a CDS encoding CBS domain-containing protein — protein sequence MNIQSHILTSIPVFELEDSMSEICRFFGETTYSHVAITEKGKFLGLIAENDMEEVEVLKKIEDFRYNLEAFAVNKETSWLDVLEAFARNEANLLPIVDEDSLVVGYYDLNDIVSVFIDTPFFTDPGGVLVVAKGVKDYSFSEIAQIVESNNTKLIGGFITDTVNDVVQVTIKIGSTNLNDVIQTFRRYNYTILFGNNDDQFLEDLRQRSDYLNKYLNV from the coding sequence ATGAATATACAATCACACATCCTTACTTCTATTCCGGTTTTTGAATTGGAAGATTCAATGTCAGAAATTTGTCGCTTTTTTGGTGAAACTACATATTCTCATGTAGCTATAACTGAAAAGGGTAAATTCTTAGGTTTAATAGCTGAGAACGATATGGAGGAAGTAGAGGTATTGAAGAAAATTGAAGATTTTAGATATAACCTAGAGGCTTTTGCTGTTAATAAGGAAACATCTTGGTTAGATGTTTTAGAAGCATTTGCTAGAAATGAAGCAAATTTACTGCCAATTGTAGATGAAGATTCTCTAGTAGTTGGTTATTATGATTTAAATGATATTGTGTCTGTTTTTATCGACACTCCTTTTTTTACAGATCCAGGTGGTGTTTTAGTAGTAGCTAAAGGTGTTAAAGATTATTCGTTTAGTGAAATAGCGCAAATTGTAGAAAGTAATAACACAAAGTTGATTGGAGGGTTTATAACTGATACGGTTAATGACGTTGTGCAGGTGACTATAAAAATAGGTTCTACAAATTTAAACGATGTTATTCAGACATTTAGACGTTATAATTATACTATTTTGTTTGGAAATAATGATGATCAATTTTTAGAAGATTTAAGACAGCGGTCTGATTATTTAAATAAATACTTAAACGTCTAA
- a CDS encoding NAD kinase, with protein sequence MKVAIYGQTYSDNALDYVVELLDELEGASEVFFEEEFYDLLSKSKKIDAYQVFSMKEGLDSSFDMFVSFGGDGTVLRAITYVKDLGIPIVGVNTGRLGFLSTFKKEDVRKVVKEFVAGTYTIVERTLVEVHTNPVAPELEDLNFALNEVTVSRKDTTSMITVDTSLNDEYLTSYWADGLIVGTPTGSTGYSLSCGGPVIEPTAKSLILTPIAPHNLNARPLVISDDTIIKLKVSGREENHLISLDSRIATLENGTEITVKKASFTIKMIEYTSESFLKTLRNKLLWGEDRRN encoded by the coding sequence ATGAAAGTTGCTATTTACGGTCAAACATATTCTGATAACGCTTTAGATTATGTTGTTGAATTGTTAGATGAATTAGAAGGGGCTTCTGAAGTGTTTTTTGAGGAAGAATTTTATGATTTACTTTCTAAATCTAAGAAAATAGATGCTTATCAGGTTTTTTCAATGAAAGAAGGTTTAGATTCTTCTTTTGATATGTTTGTGAGTTTTGGTGGCGATGGAACGGTTCTTAGAGCAATAACATATGTAAAAGATTTAGGTATTCCTATTGTAGGTGTAAATACCGGTCGATTAGGTTTCTTGTCGACATTTAAAAAAGAAGATGTTCGTAAAGTTGTAAAAGAATTTGTGGCGGGAACGTATACTATTGTGGAAAGAACATTGGTGGAGGTACATACCAACCCAGTAGCTCCTGAGCTTGAAGACTTGAATTTTGCCCTTAATGAGGTTACTGTTAGTAGAAAGGATACTACCTCTATGATAACTGTCGATACAAGTTTAAATGATGAGTATTTGACTTCATATTGGGCTGATGGTCTTATTGTTGGTACACCAACAGGTTCAACAGGGTATTCATTAAGTTGTGGTGGTCCTGTTATAGAGCCTACCGCAAAATCATTAATATTAACGCCAATAGCACCTCATAATTTAAATGCAAGGCCGTTAGTTATTTCTGATGATACTATCATAAAATTAAAAGTTTCGGGTAGAGAGGAAAATCATTTAATTTCTCTTGATTCTCGAATAGCAACGTTAGAAAACGGTACTGAAATTACAGTAAAAAAAGCATCGTTTACTATCAAAATGATAGAATATACATCTGAAAGTTTTTTGAAAACATTGCGAAACAAGCTTTTGTGGGGTGAGGATAGACGTAATTGA
- a CDS encoding DUF6089 family protein has protein sequence MKTFFALIITLSFFSLSLKGQTYEVGIMAGGVNNIGDVGRTNYIAPSGIGLGGIFKWNISKRYAWRASLLYGEFTADDTKSNLSSRQERAYVVNNNVLEFSAGLEFNFVEYNLHRLGDAFTPYLYTGVTYLRYDYNYIDANFVIDDENQRDGTFAIPMIVGFKYRISQSFILGAEIGARYTFTDNLDFSNPKDPNLESLENNVDFGNIFSNDWYVFSGVTLTYTFKRKPCSDCF, from the coding sequence ATGAAGACATTTTTTGCGCTAATAATCACCTTGTCATTTTTTTCTTTGTCACTGAAAGGGCAAACCTATGAGGTTGGTATTATGGCTGGTGGAGTAAATAATATAGGTGATGTCGGGAGAACGAATTATATTGCGCCTTCAGGTATTGGTTTAGGGGGTATTTTTAAGTGGAATATAAGTAAAAGGTATGCTTGGAGAGCAAGTTTATTATATGGAGAATTCACAGCTGATGATACTAAATCCAATTTGTCTTCTAGGCAAGAGAGAGCGTATGTTGTAAATAATAATGTTTTAGAATTTTCTGCGGGGTTAGAATTTAACTTTGTTGAATATAATTTGCATAGATTGGGTGATGCTTTCACGCCTTATTTATATACAGGAGTAACCTATTTAAGGTATGACTATAATTATATTGATGCAAACTTTGTTATAGATGATGAAAATCAACGAGATGGTACTTTTGCAATACCTATGATTGTTGGTTTTAAATATAGAATTAGTCAATCGTTTATTCTTGGGGCCGAAATAGGAGCCAGATATACGTTTACAGATAATTTAGATTTCAGCAACCCTAAAGATCCTAATTTAGAATCTTTAGAGAACAATGTTGATTTCGGGAACATTTTTAGTAATGATTGGTATGTTTTTTCAGGGGTTACATTGACCTATACATTTAAGAGAAAACCATGTTCTGATTGTTTTTAG
- a CDS encoding isoprenyl transferase, whose protein sequence is MSTIDSIDKNKLPNHMAVIMDGNGRWAKQHGKMRVFGHENGVKTVRDTVESCVQIGISFLTLYTFSTENWKRPKFEVDTLMRLLVSSLKKELVTFMDNNIRLNTIGNIDSLPKKANRELQEVMAKTSGNTGMTLTLALSYGAREELKNAVQAISAKVKNNIISIENIDETIINNHLYTHNLPDVDLLIRTSGEHRISNFLLWQIAYAELYFTDVLWPDFNEEHLVKAILNYQNRERRFGKTSEQLT, encoded by the coding sequence ATGAGCACTATAGATAGTATTGATAAAAATAAATTACCAAACCACATGGCAGTTATCATGGATGGTAATGGTAGATGGGCTAAACAACATGGTAAAATGCGTGTTTTTGGTCATGAAAACGGAGTTAAAACAGTTCGAGATACTGTTGAGTCTTGTGTTCAAATCGGAATTTCTTTCCTTACGTTATACACTTTTTCTACAGAAAATTGGAAAAGACCAAAGTTCGAGGTCGATACATTAATGCGATTATTAGTTTCTTCTTTAAAAAAAGAACTAGTAACATTTATGGATAATAATATTCGTTTAAATACAATTGGAAATATAGACTCATTACCTAAAAAAGCAAATAGAGAATTGCAAGAGGTGATGGCGAAAACTAGTGGGAATACGGGTATGACTTTGACTTTAGCACTAAGTTACGGGGCTAGAGAAGAGCTTAAGAATGCTGTGCAGGCCATAAGCGCCAAAGTTAAAAATAATATAATTTCTATTGAAAATATTGATGAAACCATTATTAATAACCATCTTTACACGCATAATTTGCCAGATGTAGACTTGCTTATTCGTACTAGTGGTGAGCATCGTATCAGTAATTTTTTACTTTGGCAGATAGCATATGCTGAATTATATTTTACCGATGTTTTATGGCCCGATTTTAATGAGGAGCATTTGGTCAAAGCAATTTTAAATTACCAAAATAGAGAACGAAGATTTGGAAAAACAAGCGAACAACTTACCTAG
- the bamA gene encoding outer membrane protein assembly factor BamA, producing MEKQANNLPRNAKKNISYQLVLTTLILFLTSLVGSAQSSSYEEGKKYILAGLTVSGLESYNEQTVKTYTGLRDGQPITVPGEEISSIINKLWGLELFSDISMYITKVEGENIYLELNILERPTLSNVTVYGVKKGKIAEILKDTDLKKGKKITENLIANTKNYLQNKYKKKGFLNTKVTISTAKDTSETNAQSMVMNIKKGSKVKIGSISFEGNEKISDKKLKKALKKTKEKSFKNILKLKRSKYIPEEYEADLVSLIESYAEKGYRDARVISDSIINDGEDLIDINIKVEEGNKYYFGDIDFVGNTVYTDRQLSSLLGLKKGDVYNGVLLKERIEDNTRPDPNDITSAYQNNGYMFSRVTPVEMSASNDTINFEIRIIEGKETFLDHVTIDGNDRTNDHVVFRELRTRPGQKYNKADIIRSIRELGALGFFDAENVKPDVINPDPNAGTVDLNYSLVESGSSQIELQGGYGGGGFIGTLGLSFSNFSIKNLFNGKEYKPVPMGDGQTFALRLQASQTYRVYSLNFSEPWLGGKKPVSFSTSLSRTKQFAFDTSSGFSSFERDPNQTFSITGITFGLAKRVQWPDDYFTISHSVGYQLYEFNNYNLGLFNFGNGNVNSLAYTLGISRRSAGTNPIFPTSGSNFEIKAKFTPPWSLFNGTDYAQLNEDEAALENTSGTEAQRIEQERFKWLEFYKVNFKGDWYTTLAGNRSDKSLVLRTNAEFGFLGSYNAEVGDVPFERFYVGGDGMGNFTLDGRENVQLRGYANNSVTPFNTTTGQQDGAVIYNKFSMELRYPLTLKPSASIYGLVFAEGGNSFNNFKEFNPFEIKRSVGAGLRIFMPAFGLLGIDFGYGFDSDYISGTNEPNGWEVHFIIGQQF from the coding sequence TTGGAAAAACAAGCGAACAACTTACCTAGAAATGCGAAAAAGAACATTTCTTACCAATTAGTACTTACTACCCTTATTTTATTTTTAACAAGCCTTGTAGGGTCAGCCCAAAGCTCTTCTTATGAAGAGGGTAAGAAATATATTTTGGCAGGTTTAACAGTTTCAGGATTAGAGAGTTATAATGAACAGACTGTAAAAACATATACAGGTCTTCGTGATGGGCAACCAATAACTGTGCCTGGAGAAGAGATTAGTTCTATTATCAATAAGTTGTGGGGCTTAGAGCTTTTTAGTGATATTAGTATGTATATCACTAAAGTGGAGGGTGAAAATATCTATTTAGAATTAAATATTTTAGAACGTCCTACCTTATCTAATGTAACCGTTTATGGTGTTAAAAAAGGTAAAATTGCTGAAATCTTAAAAGATACTGACCTTAAAAAAGGTAAGAAAATTACTGAAAATTTAATAGCTAACACAAAAAATTACCTTCAGAATAAATATAAGAAGAAAGGTTTTTTAAATACGAAAGTAACTATATCTACAGCTAAGGATACGTCAGAAACCAATGCGCAGAGCATGGTTATGAATATCAAAAAGGGTTCAAAAGTAAAAATTGGGAGTATTAGTTTTGAAGGGAATGAGAAAATTTCTGATAAAAAATTAAAAAAAGCTCTTAAGAAGACAAAAGAAAAGTCTTTTAAAAACATCTTAAAACTTAAAAGGTCTAAATATATTCCAGAAGAATATGAGGCAGATTTAGTAAGCTTAATTGAGAGTTATGCAGAAAAGGGGTACAGAGATGCTCGTGTAATTTCTGATAGTATCATTAATGATGGTGAAGATTTAATAGATATAAATATTAAAGTAGAAGAAGGAAATAAGTATTATTTCGGTGATATTGATTTTGTTGGTAATACAGTGTATACAGATAGGCAATTAAGCTCTTTATTAGGTCTTAAAAAAGGTGATGTATATAATGGTGTATTGTTAAAAGAAAGAATAGAAGATAATACGAGGCCAGATCCTAATGATATAACGAGTGCATACCAAAACAACGGGTATATGTTTTCAAGAGTAACACCTGTTGAGATGTCAGCTTCAAATGACACTATTAATTTTGAAATACGAATAATAGAAGGTAAAGAAACATTTTTGGACCACGTTACTATTGATGGTAATGATAGAACAAATGATCATGTAGTCTTTAGAGAATTACGTACAAGACCAGGTCAAAAATATAATAAAGCAGATATTATTCGTAGTATTAGAGAGCTTGGTGCATTAGGCTTTTTTGATGCAGAAAATGTAAAGCCAGATGTAATTAATCCAGACCCTAATGCAGGAACTGTAGATTTGAATTATAGTTTAGTAGAGTCTGGTTCTAGCCAAATTGAATTACAAGGTGGTTATGGTGGTGGAGGTTTTATAGGAACTTTGGGTCTGTCATTCAGTAATTTTTCTATAAAAAACTTATTTAACGGTAAAGAGTATAAGCCAGTTCCGATGGGAGATGGACAAACATTTGCATTACGTTTACAGGCAAGTCAAACATATAGAGTTTATAGTTTAAACTTTTCAGAACCATGGTTAGGTGGTAAAAAACCAGTAAGTTTTAGTACTTCATTGTCTAGAACAAAGCAATTTGCTTTCGATACAAGTTCAGGTTTTAGTAGTTTTGAGAGAGATCCAAATCAAACATTCTCGATTACAGGAATAACATTTGGTTTAGCAAAAAGAGTACAGTGGCCTGATGATTATTTTACAATTTCACATTCTGTAGGGTATCAGTTGTATGAGTTTAATAACTATAACCTAGGTTTATTTAATTTCGGTAATGGTAATGTAAACTCTTTAGCTTATACATTAGGAATCTCAAGAAGATCAGCAGGAACTAACCCAATATTCCCAACCTCTGGTTCTAATTTTGAAATCAAAGCAAAATTTACACCACCATGGTCTTTATTTAATGGTACAGATTATGCTCAGTTAAATGAAGATGAAGCAGCACTTGAAAATACTTCAGGTACAGAAGCTCAGCGAATAGAACAAGAGCGTTTTAAATGGTTAGAGTTTTATAAAGTAAACTTTAAAGGTGATTGGTATACTACATTAGCAGGTAATAGATCTGATAAATCTTTAGTATTGCGAACAAACGCAGAATTTGGATTTTTAGGAAGTTATAATGCTGAGGTTGGCGATGTGCCTTTTGAGCGTTTTTATGTTGGTGGTGATGGTATGGGTAATTTTACTTTAGATGGCCGTGAAAATGTACAGTTAAGAGGGTATGCTAATAATAGTGTGACACCTTTTAATACAACTACAGGTCAGCAAGATGGAGCTGTAATTTATAACAAATTTTCAATGGAACTTAGGTATCCATTAACGTTAAAACCTTCAGCGTCTATTTATGGACTTGTTTTTGCAGAAGGAGGAAATTCTTTTAATAATTTTAAAGAGTTTAACCCATTCGAAATTAAAAGATCAGTAGGTGCTGGTTTGCGTATATTTATGCCGGCTTTTGGTCTTTTAGGAATTGATTTTGGTTATGGTTTTGATAGTGATTATATTTCAGGAACTAATGAGCCTAATGGGTGGGAAGTCCATTTTATTATTGGGCAACAATTTTAA
- a CDS encoding OmpH family outer membrane protein: MKTKVLLIISVALFAFTGFSQQRGVRIAYVDMEYILENVEEYREANLQLDAKVQKWKLEIEQEQSAIDQMKKDLIAEKVLLTAELIEEREEEIKILEKEMFDYQQDRFGPNGDLVLSKQRLIQPIQDQVFNEVQKIGQNKKYDLIFDKSADVVMLYAEKRLDLSELVLKAISRTRKVSAARERVNKRNALDDYEAEPVEREMTDALKERLSQAQEAQEARDKTSAEKREEQLKLREERKKAYEERRKKLLEEREAKKKATQESEDNK, from the coding sequence ATGAAAACAAAGGTTCTTTTAATAATAAGTGTTGCGTTATTTGCCTTTACTGGTTTTTCTCAACAACGTGGGGTTCGAATAGCTTATGTAGATATGGAATACATTCTAGAGAATGTTGAAGAATATCGAGAAGCTAATTTGCAGTTAGATGCTAAGGTTCAGAAATGGAAATTAGAAATCGAACAAGAACAAAGTGCTATTGATCAAATGAAAAAAGATCTGATAGCAGAAAAAGTTCTTTTAACAGCAGAGCTTATAGAAGAGCGAGAAGAGGAGATAAAAATTTTAGAGAAAGAAATGTTCGATTATCAGCAGGACAGATTTGGACCTAATGGAGATTTAGTTTTATCGAAACAAAGGTTGATACAGCCGATACAAGATCAGGTTTTTAATGAAGTGCAGAAAATAGGTCAGAATAAAAAATATGATTTAATTTTTGATAAATCTGCAGATGTTGTAATGTTGTATGCAGAAAAAAGATTGGATCTAAGTGAATTAGTCTTGAAAGCTATTTCTCGTACACGAAAGGTAAGTGCGGCCAGAGAAAGAGTGAATAAAAGAAATGCTTTGGATGATTATGAGGCTGAGCCAGTAGAAAGAGAAATGACAGATGCTCTAAAAGAGCGTTTATCTCAAGCGCAAGAAGCGCAAGAAGCTAGAGATAAAACATCTGCTGAAAAGCGTGAAGAGCAACTAAAGTTAAGAGAAGAAAGAAAAAAAGCTTACGAAGAAAGACGTAAGAAATTATTAGAAGAACGTGAGGCTAAGAAAAAAGCAACACAAGAAAGCGAAGACAATAAATAA
- a CDS encoding OmpH family outer membrane protein has translation MKHLKGIVAAVVLFVATTGFVNAQNKVAHINVTELMSQMPEMKAAEAELKKLEETYGADIQSSMTELQNKYKQYQSEAASKSDEENQKRGAELQGFEKTIQEARQKASQELQTKQIALLGPISDKAKAAIEKVAGVQGMNYVLDSSQGSGVIVATGTDLLPLVKKELGF, from the coding sequence ATGAAACACTTAAAAGGAATAGTAGCAGCAGTAGTTTTATTTGTAGCAACTACAGGTTTTGTAAACGCACAAAATAAAGTTGCACATATTAATGTAACAGAATTAATGTCTCAAATGCCAGAAATGAAGGCTGCTGAAGCTGAGTTAAAGAAATTAGAAGAAACTTACGGAGCAGATATACAAAGCTCAATGACTGAGTTGCAGAATAAGTATAAGCAATACCAGAGTGAAGCAGCTAGTAAGTCTGACGAGGAAAATCAAAAAAGAGGAGCTGAATTACAAGGTTTCGAAAAAACAATTCAAGAAGCTCGTCAAAAAGCATCTCAAGAATTACAAACTAAACAAATTGCATTGTTAGGTCCTATTTCAGATAAGGCTAAAGCTGCAATTGAGAAAGTAGCAGGAGTTCAAGGCATGAACTACGTTTTAGATTCTTCTCAAGGTAGTGGTGTAATTGTAGCAACAGGTACTGATTTATTACCTTTAGTAAAAAAAGAATTAGGTTTCTAG
- the murI gene encoding glutamate racemase: MNKQSIGIFDSGIGGTSIWKEIKKVLPFEDTIYLADSKNAPYGEKSPQEILDLSIKNTEYLLSRNCKIIVVACNTATTNAISYLRSKFDIPFIGIEPAIKPAVLKSTSKKIGILATKGTLSSALFNNTSNAYSKGITIIEQDGEGLVPLIEAGLVNSIETRQLLLKYITPMVEQGIDHLVLGCTHYPYLIPVLKGLMPPHIQIIDSGEAVAKQTKNVLEKYDLLLETGVSTNQLYTNADVAILKTFLKGYTVDVSYLNF; this comes from the coding sequence ATGAATAAGCAGTCTATTGGTATTTTTGATTCAGGTATCGGAGGTACTTCTATTTGGAAAGAGATTAAGAAAGTATTGCCTTTTGAAGATACTATATACTTAGCTGATAGTAAAAATGCACCATATGGTGAAAAAAGCCCTCAAGAAATACTTGATTTAAGTATCAAAAATACAGAGTATTTATTAAGTAGAAATTGTAAAATTATAGTTGTAGCATGTAACACAGCAACAACAAATGCTATTTCTTACTTACGAAGTAAATTCGATATACCATTTATTGGCATTGAGCCGGCTATAAAGCCAGCAGTTTTAAAATCAACATCAAAAAAAATTGGTATTTTGGCAACAAAAGGAACTTTGTCAAGTGCACTTTTTAATAATACTTCTAACGCCTATTCAAAAGGTATTACTATAATAGAACAAGATGGTGAGGGTTTAGTTCCTCTTATTGAAGCTGGACTCGTTAATAGCATTGAAACTCGTCAACTACTTTTAAAATATATTACTCCGATGGTAGAGCAGGGGATTGATCATTTGGTTTTAGGGTGCACACATTACCCATATTTAATTCCTGTTTTAAAAGGGTTAATGCCGCCTCATATACAAATTATAGATTCAGGAGAGGCTGTAGCTAAACAGACTAAAAATGTTTTAGAAAAATATGATTTGTTGTTAGAAACAGGAGTATCTACTAATCAACTATATACTAATGCAGATGTTGCAATTCTGAAAACCTTTCTGAAAGGGTATACTGTAGATGTCAGCTATTTAAATTTCTGA
- a CDS encoding dihydrofolate reductase has protein sequence MKTITLIAAAAENNALGKDNDLLWHLPDDFKRFKKLTTKHSIIMGRKTFESFPKPLPNRKHIVITRDKDYTINFDDCYVVHSLEEALTLDKDNELTYIIGGGEIYALGLEKANKIELTRVHESFEADAFFPEFNISNWELTHKEHHPKDDKHKYDFTYLTYLKKKV, from the coding sequence TTGAAAACTATCACTTTAATAGCTGCTGCTGCTGAAAACAACGCATTAGGAAAAGATAATGATTTACTCTGGCATTTACCTGATGATTTTAAGCGTTTTAAAAAGCTTACAACAAAGCACAGCATCATTATGGGGAGAAAAACTTTTGAAAGCTTCCCTAAGCCCCTACCGAACAGAAAACACATCGTAATAACAAGAGACAAAGACTATACTATTAATTTTGACGATTGTTACGTTGTTCATAGCCTAGAGGAAGCCTTAACTCTTGACAAAGACAATGAATTAACTTACATTATTGGCGGAGGAGAAATTTATGCCTTAGGACTAGAAAAAGCAAATAAAATAGAACTCACTAGAGTTCATGAATCTTTTGAGGCAGATGCATTTTTTCCTGAATTCAATATTTCTAACTGGGAACTAACTCATAAAGAACACCACCCTAAAGACGATAAGCATAAATATGATTTCACCTATCTAACTTATCTTAAAAAAAAGGTTTAA
- a CDS encoding 2TM domain-containing protein: MFSKEKKESEINIQQHELLENAQLRIKQKKRLFTHFVIFLIGSVFLILINKILKYGDTYNWFIWAITFWAFLFIMHCVNVFVTQKFMGKDWERVQREKLVKKQKERISELQKEIETEFPTSQINKKKED, translated from the coding sequence ATGTTTTCTAAAGAAAAAAAAGAGTCCGAAATAAATATTCAACAACATGAGTTGTTAGAGAATGCTCAATTAAGAATTAAGCAGAAAAAACGTTTGTTTACACATTTCGTAATTTTCTTAATAGGAAGCGTTTTTTTAATTTTAATAAACAAGATATTAAAATATGGAGACACCTACAACTGGTTTATTTGGGCTATAACTTTCTGGGCTTTTTTATTTATAATGCATTGTGTAAATGTTTTTGTTACACAAAAATTTATGGGCAAAGATTGGGAGCGAGTACAAAGAGAGAAGCTTGTTAAAAAACAAAAAGAAAGAATATCTGAATTGCAAAAAGAAATTGAGACTGAATTTCCCACATCTCAAATCAATAAAAAAAAAGAAGATTGA
- a CDS encoding aminotransferase class V-fold PLP-dependent enzyme: MQKISKDFPILDQYIYANTATTGIMYDGLLDWRQEHDLDYLIGGSNFKLKATKLLEDTRTVVGRFFNCKAENVALVQNFSLGLNILLEGLDKKHKVLMIEEDYPSLKWPFLSRDFEVSCLQLSSKLEDDILKTIKEKNISVLALSLIQWINGFKIDLSFLQKLKKEFPELLIIADATQYCGTESFDFETSGIDVLGASAYKWLLSGAGNGFLLFKEDVKSKFSLSFSGFNSASGNLDGKDKFPFIKHFEPGHLDTLAFGSLKFSLEYLTSIGMENITKHNKEISNQAFKEFKKLNVLDETVIDRDEHSTIFNVKGGQKLFDTLTNNDIMCTQRGDGIRLSFHFYNSMKNVNKVIDIIKKMK; encoded by the coding sequence ATGCAAAAGATAAGTAAAGATTTTCCGATTTTAGATCAGTATATATATGCAAATACAGCAACAACTGGTATTATGTATGATGGCTTGTTAGATTGGAGGCAAGAACATGATTTGGATTATTTAATAGGTGGAAGTAATTTCAAACTTAAAGCAACAAAACTTTTAGAAGATACAAGAACTGTCGTGGGGCGTTTTTTTAACTGCAAGGCGGAAAACGTAGCTTTAGTGCAAAATTTTTCATTAGGACTTAATATCCTTTTAGAAGGCTTAGATAAAAAGCACAAGGTTTTAATGATTGAAGAAGATTATCCATCTTTAAAATGGCCATTTTTAAGTAGAGATTTTGAAGTTTCTTGTTTGCAACTCTCAAGTAAATTAGAAGATGATATTTTAAAAACAATTAAAGAGAAAAATATTTCTGTTTTAGCATTAAGTCTTATCCAATGGATTAATGGATTTAAAATCGATTTAAGTTTTTTACAAAAACTAAAAAAAGAATTTCCTGAACTTTTAATTATTGCTGATGCAACTCAATATTGCGGTACAGAAAGTTTTGATTTTGAAACATCAGGAATAGATGTTTTGGGAGCAAGTGCTTATAAATGGCTTTTGTCAGGTGCAGGTAACGGGTTTTTGCTTTTCAAAGAGGATGTTAAGAGTAAATTTTCTTTAAGTTTTTCGGGGTTCAATTCAGCAAGTGGAAATTTAGATGGAAAAGATAAATTTCCTTTTATTAAGCATTTTGAGCCGGGCCATTTAGATACATTAGCTTTTGGGAGTTTGAAGTTTTCTCTTGAATACCTTACATCTATAGGAATGGAAAATATAACAAAACACAATAAAGAAATAAGTAATCAGGCTTTTAAAGAATTTAAAAAATTAAACGTTTTAGATGAAACTGTTATTGATAGAGATGAACATAGTACTATTTTTAATGTAAAGGGAGGTCAGAAATTATTTGACACTCTTACTAATAATGATATAATGTGCACGCAAAGAGGAGATGGTATTCGTTTGAGTTTTCATTTTTATAATTCTATGAAAAATGTAAATAAAGTTATTGATATCATAAAAAAAATGAAGTAG